Part of the Chromatiales bacterium 21-64-14 genome, AGCGATAACAATCCGGCGTTGCCACCTGCCGCGGCGGTGTTGATGCTTACCGTGCGCTCCAGCGCGAATCGGTGCAGGTAGTGGGGGCCGCCGGCCTTGGGGCCGGTGCCGGAGAGGCCTTCGCCACCGAAGGGCTGCACGCCGACTACGGCGCCGATCATGTTGCGGTTCACATAGAGGTTGCCGGCGCGGGCGCGCTCGCGCACCCGCTCCCAGGTAGCATCGATGCGCGTGTGTACGCCCAGGGTCAGCCCGTAGCCAGTGGCATTGATGGCGTCGATCACTTGATCCAGGGCCCCGGCCGGATAGCGGACGGCATGCAGGATCGGTCCAAACACTTCGCGGTCCAACAGGGCCAGGTTCGGGATCTCGTAGAGGCGTGGCGCGAAGTAACTGCCGTGTCCACACTCCGGCGGCAACGCCAATGCGCGGCACAATCGGCTCTCTCGATCCATGCGCGCCACGTGGGCTTGCAGGCCTTCCACGGCCGCGGCGTCGATGAGCGGACCGACGTCGGTGTCGAGCCGCGCCGGATCGCCGATGCGCAATTCGTCCATGGCCTGGGCAAGCAGATCCAGTAACCGCTCCGCCATCTCCTCCTGTATGAATACCACCCTCAACGCCGAGCAGCGTTGCCCGGCGCTGTTGAACGCGGAGGTGAGGACATCGGCTACCACCTGCTCCACCAGGGCGGAGCTGTCCACGATCATGGCGTTCTGCCCGCCGGTTTCCGCGATCAGCGGTACGATGGGGCCGCGGCGCTCGGCTAGCCGTTGCTGCAACGTCCAGGCCGTTTCCGTAGAACCGGTGAACGCGATGCCCGCGAGCCGCGGGTCGGATAGCAGTTGTGCGCCGATGGCCACGCCGCTACCGGGGAGGAACTGCAAAACGTCCGCTGGCACCCCCGCCTTGTGCAGCAGGCGGATCGCATGACACGCAACCAGGGGCGTCTGCCGGGCGGGCTTGGCGAGCACCGCGTTGCCGGAGGCCAGCGCCGCGGCGATCTGGCCGGTGAAGATAGCCAAGGGAAAGTTCCAGGGGCTGATGCAGGCGAATACGCCGCGCCCGCGCAGGTGCAACTGGTTATCTTCGCCGGTGGGACCCGGAAGCACGCGCGGCACACCGAAGTCACGCCGTGCGCACAGTGCGTAGTATCGGCAATAGTCCACCGCCTCGCGCACCTCTGCCAGGGCATCGGGCACGGTGCGGCCGCCCTCCCGCACGCACAAATAGACCAGTTCCGCGGCGTGCGCCTCGAACTGGTCCGCGGCACGTTCCAGGCACGCCGCCCGGGTGTCGGCGCCACACAGATCCCAGTCCGGCGCGGCGGTGGATGCGCGCGCCAACGCCGCGGCCACCGCCGCCCCGTCCGCCTCTACAACCGTGCCCACCACGCGGCGCCGATCCGCCGGATCGCGCACCGGGCGCGGCGTGTCGTTCCCCATTTCCCCGCCTATCAGGGGTGCCGCCTGCCACGACACCGCGGCGGCGGTTTCCAGACTGTCACGCAAAGTCTGTAGCACGACGGGGTCGGCCAGGTCCATGCCGCGGGCGTTGCGCCGCTCCGCCCCGTAGAGATCCGGTGGTGGGGGCGTGCGGGGGTTCGGCTGAAACCCCACCTGGGTGAGCCGCACCACCGGATCGGCGATCACCTGGTCGATGGGCGCCGCCTCGTCCACCAACCGGTTGACAAAGGAGGTGTTGGCGCCGTTCTCCAGCAGGCGCCGCATCAGATAAGGAAGCAGTGCCTCATGACCCCCCACCGGGGCGTAGACCCTGCACGCCACTCCCTCCCCGATATCCTCTGCAAGGGCTTGATACAATTCCTCGCCCATTCCGTGCAAGCGCTGGAACTCGAAATCCCGGCGCGTGCCCGCGGCCTCGAGGATGTAGGCCACCGTGTGGGCGTTGTGGGTGGCGAACTGCGGATAGAAGACGTCGGGACGATCCAGGAGATCGCGGGCACACGCCAGATACGAGACGTCCGTGGCCGCCTTGCGGGTGAACACCGGGTAGCCGTCGAACCCCAACTCCTGGGCGCGCTTGATCTCGCTGTCCCAATACGCGCCCTTGACCAGGCGCACGGGGATACGGCGTCCGGCGCGCTGCGCCTGTTCCGCCAACCATGCCAGCACCGGCCGGGCACGCTTCTGGTAGGCCTGCACCGCCATACCTAAGCCTTCCCAACCGTCCAGCTCCGGCCCGTGGAACACGGCGCCGAACACATCCAGCAGCAGTTCCAGGCGTTCGGCTTCCTCCGCGTCCAGGCTCACCGCAATGCCCGCAGCGCGGGCCTCCACCACCAGGGCGCGCAGCCGCGGGATCAGTTCCCGATGCACCCTCGGGCGCTGGGAAAACTGGTAGCGGGGATGCAAAGCCGAGAGCTTGACGGAGATTCCGGGGCCCGCAACGGGATCCGTGGGCGCCGGCCCGGCGGCGGCGATCGCGGACAGCGCGCCGCGGTAGGCCTTCAAGTAACGTTCGGCATCCGCTGCGCCACGCGCCGCTTCACCCAAACAGTCATAGGAAAACCGCAGCCCGCGCTGCGCCGGCTCACGGCTGCGCGCCAAGGCCTCCTCCATGTCGCGGCCCACCACGAACTGACGTGCCAGGATCCCGATGGCGTGGCGCAACGCGAGGCGCAGGACCTTGCCGCCCCCACGCACCAGCAGCCGCTCCAGGGCACGCGCGGGGTCGGCGCGGGTGCCCTCGTCCAGTACGACGATGCGCCCGGTCAGGAGCAGGCCCCAAGTGCCCGCGTTCACCAGCAGCGACCGGCTGTGTCCCAGGTGTGCGTCCCAGTGGCCGCGGGCCAACTTATCCTGGATCAGGCGCTCCTGGGTCCCGGGGTCGGGGATGCGCAGCAACGCCTCTGCCAGACACATGAGCAGGATGCCCTCCTGGGAGGAGAGGTCGTACTCGTGCAGAAAGGCGTCCACGCTGCCGGCGCGGCGTCCACGGGCGCGCGCGCCCAGCGCCAACGCCTGCGCGCGCCCGGCGACCCGCGCCGCGGCCGCGGCGTCGATCACCGCGGCTGTCAACAGCGGAGCAACGCAGGCCTGCTCATCGGCCAGGTAGGCGGCCCGCAGGGAGGCGCGGCTGGGATCTTCCAGGGAAGGTTCTTCGAGGACTATGGGCATCGCCCAACTCCGCTACGCCGCGGCTTCCGTTCCAAACCGGTCACCAGCCACCACGACAAACCCACGACGCCGCAGCCCCGGCCCCCGCACTGGAGTTCCGGGAGGCCTGGTTGCGCGATCGCCTACGCGGTGTCACAAGTGGCCCAGATCCGGCGGCCTGGAAACCGCACCGCGGCCGGAGCAGGGGCGCACCCCCAACCGGCGCGGCGCGTTCCGGGTCGTCAAGCGCAGTGCTGGTCACCACGCCGGACGACCCCGGCCACCAACAACGTCAGCGCACCCACGACGATCGCCACGTCCGCGACATTGAATATCCCGGTTCGCAAGCGGCCGATGCCTACATTGAGAAAATCGACTACCGCGCCCCCGTGCAATACCCGGTCCATGACGTTACTGATGCCGCCGGCCAGGATCAATGAGCAAGCGAAAGCGGACGACCGTCCGAGGTTTCGCGACAGGAGCAGGTAGCTGGCGATTACCCCCAGCACGACCGATGTCGCTACCGTAAATGCCAGATAACGGAGGCGGTCCGAAAGACCCGCTCCAAGACTCAGGAACGCCCCGGTATTCTCCACGTACTGCAGCCTTACGGCACCATCCGCAAGGGTGATCACCGTACCCGGCGTCAGGAATCGCTGTGCCGCATACTTGGTCACCTGGTCACACCCGACGCAGGCGAACAGGACCAAAAGGACGAGCGCAAGTCTTTTCACCGAGGCCATCACCACCCTTCCCGAGATTTGCCCGTGTCTATGGTAGTGCAAGCGGTCGGCGCGGGAGACACGGAACCCCACCGCCACGAAAATATACCCTGATCTTGCAAGCGATCCAATGCGGCCTCATGTGCCGCTGCCAAAACCCGCGACGCCGCGCCGGCGACACCGCTCCGATCCAGTCCCCTGCAACCCCCACCGGCGACGGGCGGCAAGGCGTTGCCGCCGTTCGGCCTGGGTCCTCCGCCCCCCGGCAGGTCCCGGTAGCCGCCGCGACCTCAGGTCGCGCCCTAACGGCGCGCCAGCACCCCGGTGGCGGCCGGTACGAAACTTGCTGTGCACAGGTAAAAGCGAAAGGAGCTGTCATGAACCGGATCCTGGGAACACACAAATCGACCCTGGTGGGCCTGCTGGGCGGCCTCCTCGTCCTCGTACTCGGAGCCCTGTTCTCACACCAGCACCTGGGCATGCTGTTTAATATCCCGGGCCTGCTGATGGTGTTCGGCGGCACGCTGGCCGCCACGCTGGTGAGCCGGCCGGTCGGAGATGTGGTGCGTGTGGCGAAATCCATGCGCACCCTCCTGCATGATGACGATATCAACCTCGACACCGAACTCAAACAGTTGCTGGAGGTCGCCCACTGGTACCGCAACGGAAACCTGGGTGCGTGCGAACGGGCCCTGGAACAGATTCACCACCCTTTGTTGCGCAATGGCGCGCAGATGGTGATCGACCGGGAACCGCTTGACGAAATCATCAAGGTCATGCAGTGGCGCGTCGCCGGTGCCCGCAACCGCGAACAGTCCGACGCGCAGATCCTGCGCACCATGGCGTCCTTCGCGCCCGCCTTCGGCATGCTCGGCACCCTGCTCGGCCTGACCCAGATCCTCGGCAACCTCGGCCACGCGGGCCTCGGTCAAATCGGGGCCGGGATGTCCTTCGCCCTCATCACAACCTTGTATGGCATCGTTCTGGCCAACATGATCTTCAAGCCGCTGGCAATGAAAATGGAACGTTGTGCCCAGCAGCGGGCCGTCATCATGAATGTCATCCAGGAGGGCGTCGTACTGCTCCACGAGCGCCGTCATCCGCTCATAATCCGGGACACACTGACCGC contains:
- a CDS encoding signal peptidase II encodes the protein MASVKRLALVLLVLFACVGCDQVTKYAAQRFLTPGTVITLADGAVRLQYVENTGAFLSLGAGLSDRLRYLAFTVATSVVLGVIASYLLLSRNLGRSSAFACSLILAGGISNVMDRVLHGGAVVDFLNVGIGRLRTGIFNVADVAIVVGALTLLVAGVVRRGDQHCA
- a CDS encoding bifunctional proline dehydrogenase/L-glutamate gamma-semialdehyde dehydrogenase, coding for MPIVLEEPSLEDPSRASLRAAYLADEQACVAPLLTAAVIDAAAAARVAGRAQALALGARARGRRAGSVDAFLHEYDLSSQEGILLMCLAEALLRIPDPGTQERLIQDKLARGHWDAHLGHSRSLLVNAGTWGLLLTGRIVVLDEGTRADPARALERLLVRGGGKVLRLALRHAIGILARQFVVGRDMEEALARSREPAQRGLRFSYDCLGEAARGAADAERYLKAYRGALSAIAAAGPAPTDPVAGPGISVKLSALHPRYQFSQRPRVHRELIPRLRALVVEARAAGIAVSLDAEEAERLELLLDVFGAVFHGPELDGWEGLGMAVQAYQKRARPVLAWLAEQAQRAGRRIPVRLVKGAYWDSEIKRAQELGFDGYPVFTRKAATDVSYLACARDLLDRPDVFYPQFATHNAHTVAYILEAAGTRRDFEFQRLHGMGEELYQALAEDIGEGVACRVYAPVGGHEALLPYLMRRLLENGANTSFVNRLVDEAAPIDQVIADPVVRLTQVGFQPNPRTPPPPDLYGAERRNARGMDLADPVVLQTLRDSLETAAAVSWQAAPLIGGEMGNDTPRPVRDPADRRRVVGTVVEADGAAVAAALARASTAAPDWDLCGADTRAACLERAADQFEAHAAELVYLCVREGGRTVPDALAEVREAVDYCRYYALCARRDFGVPRVLPGPTGEDNQLHLRGRGVFACISPWNFPLAIFTGQIAAALASGNAVLAKPARQTPLVACHAIRLLHKAGVPADVLQFLPGSGVAIGAQLLSDPRLAGIAFTGSTETAWTLQQRLAERRGPIVPLIAETGGQNAMIVDSSALVEQVVADVLTSAFNSAGQRCSALRVVFIQEEMAERLLDLLAQAMDELRIGDPARLDTDVGPLIDAAAVEGLQAHVARMDRESRLCRALALPPECGHGSYFAPRLYEIPNLALLDREVFGPILHAVRYPAGALDQVIDAINATGYGLTLGVHTRIDATWERVRERARAGNLYVNRNMIGAVVGVQPFGGEGLSGTGPKAGGPHYLHRFALERTVSINTAAAGGNAGLLSLTDE